TTACGTTACCAAGGATACGGCCAGCAGTTTGTCGATGGGAATCGGAAATGTCATCATCAGTGCGTTAATTGGCAAAGCTCTGGTGTTTGGCGCGTTTACGCTAGTCTATCAATTTCGGCTGTTTACGATAGACATGACCAACTGGTGGGCCTGGGCGATTTTGTTCTTTGCCGAAGATTTCAGCTACTACTGGTTCCATCGAATCAGCCATAGTAGCCGATATTTCTGGGCATCGCACGTTGTGCATCACTCTTCCATGAAATATAATCTGGGCACAGCACTTCGCCAAACCTGGACAGGCAATCTGTCAGGTGCTTTCGTTTTCTGGCTGTGGTTACCTCTGATTGGCTTTCCGCCCATTGCGATCATGACTATGCAGTCGATTAGTTTGCTGTATCAGTTCTGGATTCATACCGAACTCATCAATAAGTTTCCAGCCCCGATTGAAGCTATTTTCAATACGCCTTCGCATCATCGCGTACACCACGGTTCCGATCTGGATTATCTCGATAAAAACCATGCGGGTATTCTCATCATTTGGGATCGGCTGTTTGGTACTTTTCAGGAGGAGCGTCATCGTCCTACCTACGGGCTGACCACAAATATTGATACCCATAATCCGGTCAGAATTGCATTTCATGAGTGGGTATCAATCGGACAGGATCTACGTCGGTCCCACTCGGTCGGGGATGCGTTAGGCTATCTTTTCGGCCCTCCCGGCTGGAGTCACGATGGTTCACGAAAAACAACGAAGCAATTACGGGCACAACAAAACGCTGTTGTTGAGTCGAAGGTTGAAGCCTAACATTTTTGATTAAAAAATTAAGGTTAGTGGACGCAATTCTAGATTATGCGTTCACTAACCTTAATTTTTTAATGACACGTCCCAAACCCTTTTAAACCTGTCTGGTGTTAGTTACTCTAATGAACAAAACAGAGTAAATAACCTGTTGACGTCAGCCTGAATGAAAACTCGTACGCTGATGCATTTAGGCTTAAGTCGACCTTAACTTACGTTCGTTATGAAAATCGCCTTAAAAAGTCTGCTGTTTACTGCCCTGTTCATGAGCACAATAGCGTATGCGAATGCTCAGATTTATGTTCGTCACCGACCTGCAGCTCCCCGTGTCGTCATCGCTCGTCCACCTGCCCCTTCGCCCCGGCACATCTGGGTTCGGAATAATTGGGCTCCGTATGGGCAGGGGTATCGCTGGCAGGGCGGTTATTGGGTAGCTCCCCCTCGCCCAC
This window of the Spirosoma aerolatum genome carries:
- a CDS encoding sterol desaturase family protein encodes the protein MRDLIQLAIPGFVILLVAEIIVTVKQQKDYYVTKDTASSLSMGIGNVIISALIGKALVFGAFTLVYQFRLFTIDMTNWWAWAILFFAEDFSYYWFHRISHSSRYFWASHVVHHSSMKYNLGTALRQTWTGNLSGAFVFWLWLPLIGFPPIAIMTMQSISLLYQFWIHTELINKFPAPIEAIFNTPSHHRVHHGSDLDYLDKNHAGILIIWDRLFGTFQEERHRPTYGLTTNIDTHNPVRIAFHEWVSIGQDLRRSHSVGDALGYLFGPPGWSHDGSRKTTKQLRAQQNAVVESKVEA
- a CDS encoding YXWGXW repeat-containing protein gives rise to the protein MKIALKSLLFTALFMSTIAYANAQIYVRHRPAAPRVVIARPPAPSPRHIWVRNNWAPYGQGYRWQGGYWVAPPRPRAIWVPGHWSLRRRGYVWMPGYWR